One Ancylobacter novellus DSM 506 genomic window, CGAGGTGCACGAGATGGTCGGCGAAGGGCTTGCCTTCCTCGGCCGCCTCGCGCGCCAGGGTCTCAAAGGCGATCGCGATGTCGCCGAGATGGGGATCGCCGCCGGCCCGCGCCATTTCCGGCGTCGGGAAGGACAGCACGTTGGTGGCGTAGTCCTTGCCGCGCCAGTCGCGGTTGAGCAGGCGGATGGAGGCATCGTCGGTGAGCTTCACGGCGATCTCGGCGCCGTCGATATCGAGCTCGTACTCGCTCGACGCACCCTCGCAGGCGGCATCGACGGCGCGGATGACGAGGCCGGCCGCCTCGGGGAAGGCCGACCAGGCGTCGGCCTCCACGAGTACGTCGACCTCGATGCTACTGTCGTCGCTCATCGCGGCGGGGCCTCGGTTGCGCCGGCGGCCTTCCTGTCATAGGCGGCGACGATGCGCCCGACGAGCTCGTGGCGCACCACGTCGGCGGCGTGGAACTGGCAGACCTCGACGCCCTCGACGTCCTTGAGCAGCGTCACCGCCTCGGCAAGGCCCGAGGTCTGGCCGGGCGGCAGGTCGACCTGGCTGGGGTCGCCGGTGATGATCATATGCGAGTTCTCGCCCAG contains:
- the ybeY gene encoding rRNA maturation RNase YbeY: MSDDSSIEVDVLVEADAWSAFPEAAGLVIRAVDAACEGASSEYELDIDGAEIAVKLTDDASIRLLNRDWRGKDYATNVLSFPTPEMARAGGDPHLGDIAIAFETLAREAAEEGKPFADHLVHLAVHGTLHLLGYDHEVAEDAEEMEAMERRVLAGLGVPDPYSETEPVHQHD